The following are from one region of the Longimicrobium sp. genome:
- a CDS encoding radical SAM protein → MPINEAVGKIAAVVEDGGRVSVEDARILWQHASDDELKRMAGAVRARYHAPDRATYMVMRIINYTNVCVAQCDYCAFYVLPNQHGGYVLSREDVFAKIEDLLRAGGDLVGFNGGFNPKLPLHYYCDLFAAVRDRYGDAVEFYALTIAEFMFLADRAGLSYAETAGRLRDAGVHWITGGGSEILTEDFRKRHAKFKYTVAEYLRAQRAVVDAGLRTTATMVIGFDETLDERLEHLERTRTLQDECLADGLQGIFSFLPWSYKPYGTALGGNEVSPREYWRHVALSRIFLDNIKHVRTSVLTLNEDAFRALEFGADDFDLPLEDEVTQKAGATIDLDFERLLAVPRAMGFQVEYRHAERPPALAPA, encoded by the coding sequence GTGCCGATCAACGAGGCCGTGGGGAAGATCGCCGCCGTGGTGGAGGACGGCGGAAGGGTATCGGTGGAGGATGCGCGCATCCTGTGGCAGCATGCGAGCGACGACGAGCTGAAGCGCATGGCCGGAGCCGTGCGCGCACGCTACCACGCCCCCGACCGCGCCACCTACATGGTGATGCGGATCATCAACTACACCAACGTCTGCGTGGCGCAGTGCGACTACTGCGCCTTCTACGTGCTCCCCAACCAGCACGGCGGCTACGTGCTGTCGCGCGAGGACGTCTTCGCCAAGATCGAAGACCTCCTGCGCGCCGGGGGCGACCTGGTGGGGTTCAACGGCGGCTTCAACCCCAAGCTCCCGCTGCACTACTACTGCGACCTCTTCGCCGCCGTGCGCGACCGCTACGGCGACGCGGTGGAGTTCTACGCGCTCACGATCGCCGAGTTCATGTTCCTGGCCGACCGGGCCGGGCTCTCGTACGCGGAGACGGCGGGGCGGCTGCGCGATGCGGGGGTGCACTGGATCACGGGGGGCGGATCGGAGATCCTGACCGAGGACTTCCGGAAGCGCCACGCCAAGTTCAAGTACACTGTGGCCGAGTACCTGCGCGCCCAGCGCGCCGTCGTCGATGCGGGGCTGCGTACGACCGCGACGATGGTGATCGGCTTCGACGAGACGCTGGACGAGCGATTGGAGCACCTGGAGCGCACCCGCACGCTACAGGACGAGTGCCTGGCGGATGGGCTGCAGGGGATCTTTTCGTTCCTGCCGTGGAGCTACAAGCCGTACGGCACGGCGCTGGGCGGCAACGAGGTGAGCCCGCGCGAGTACTGGAGGCACGTGGCGCTGTCGCGCATCTTCCTGGACAACATCAAGCACGTGCGCACCTCCGTCCTCACGCTCAACGAGGACGCATTCCGCGCGCTGGAGTTTGGCGCGGACGACTTCGATCTCCCGCTGGAGGACGAGGTGACGCAGAAGGCCGGCGCCACCATCGACCTGGACTTCGAGCGGCTGCTGGCGGTGCCGCGCGCGATGGGCTTCCAGGTGGAGTACCGCCACGCCGAGCGTCCCCCCGCGCTGGCGCCGGCGTGA